The following is a genomic window from Plectropomus leopardus isolate mb unplaced genomic scaffold, YSFRI_Pleo_2.0 unplaced_scaffold8366, whole genome shotgun sequence.
tcttctcttctcttttctcttttctttctttcctgttttttctttctctgcaggaaacaggaaagaaaTGAATTTTAGTCAAACTTTTAAATCCACTAAAATCGTCCTGAAGACGATGATTCACGGGTCGTCTTAGGGACTGTAGTTTATGTGTGAGACGCGGGACGCTCCGTCCCTAAAGGAGACCTGATGTCTtcctgctgtaaaaaaaaggtGTAGCTAAATTATTTTAacgtttttgaaataaattgaaatctgatgttttaagaaaacatgctttccaaattttcatcaaatttttaaaaccaGAATTAAATATCaagttgtgatgtttttaattaaactttgattttataaaaaaatgtgtttacagaaaactaaaaactgtaaaacgTGGAAGCGTGTCGCTGCAGGAAACGCGGCATGTTTTGATACAAACAGAGACGTGATGAAGAGATTCGGTCCTCGCCGAGTGTCACCTGTTCAGCTCAGCTTCCCGCTGATTGGCCGAGAGCGGAGCGAGACGCCGCCGACAGGAAGCTTATCGGCTTCGGTCTGTTTTCACCTGAAATAAACTCAGATCAGATCGGACTGATGACTAAACAGGCGGCTCGACAGCGTTTAACCCCGTGTGAGACCCTCAGGGTCACcgcggtcatggaaaacctggaagaATCAGAGAATCAGGGAAttaacaatcacattttccaggccttgaaaagtcatggaaccaGTCATGGAACCAGATTTGGAAAATAACATGGAGATGggttgtgtgtaataaataaattagtttatatatatataaaatatttttaactttatttttggtAACTAAAGTGAACTTAATTAAAGTTCTCCGTTAAGAGCACAGGTTGGgaagttttgttttcctttaaaaaaatattacttttcttcttctttgttcctaattttatgtgattttttacttaactttgttttgttgagtttaatagaaaacttctttaaaaaaatgtgatttttttcttctttttttgttttgcttttccttaattttttttttgtggacgctgaaataatgtttgaatctgaaacatgtaaaaaatggCGGTCCCTGTCCCACGTCCCCTGATGGTGTgtcctctctccgtctgtccCTCAGATCCGATGCACGGCCCGCGGCGCCTTGAGGTCGGCGACGTTCAGTCCAAACAGGTGACGCTTCGCTGGGAGCCGTTCGGATACAACGTGACCCGCTGCCACAGCTACAACCTGACCGTGCAGTACCGCTACAGACCTGCAGGGGCCCCCAGCAGGTAACCCCGGGGCCACGGGGAGGGGGGGCACCAGAGGGAGGGGCCACCAGGTAAACCGGGGGGAGGGCCGACAGGTAAATAAGCCCCGCCCTCGCGCTGTGTGTCCGCAGGGAGCCGGTGAAGGAGGAGGTGCGCGAGGAGGTGGTGTACGACACACTGAGCGCCGTGCCGCAGCACGTCGTCCGTAACCTTCCACCGTTCACCAACGTCAGCCTGAGGCTCGTGCTCAGTAACCCCGAGGGCCGCCGGGAGAGCGAGGAGCTGCTGGTGCTGACGGACGAGGACGGTACGGCGCCGAGCGACTGTCGACCTCAGTGCTGCCGAGCTCGGTGGCTGAATcgagtgtttttaatgttttcgaTATTTGTGTCT
Proteins encoded in this region:
- the LOC121940330 gene encoding receptor-type tyrosine-protein phosphatase mu-like, with translation PMHGPRRLEVGDVQSKQVTLRWEPFGYNVTRCHSYNLTVQYRYRPAGAPSREPVKEEVREEVVYDTLSAVPQHVVRNLPPFTNVSLRLVLSNPEGRRESEELLVLTDEDVPGAVPVDSILGSSYEQQISLSWREPLQTYGLIRQYE